A part of Lathamus discolor isolate bLatDis1 chromosome 17, bLatDis1.hap1, whole genome shotgun sequence genomic DNA contains:
- the TMPRSS5 gene encoding transmembrane protease serine 5, giving the protein MAQQKGVKLTDVRVNDTQEFVQVRAHQEGGLEDLWQVRSGCESGRIVALQCSECGLHPGAARVVGGADVPAGRWPWQVSVYHSSQHRCGGSVLAPEWVITAAHCVHRRFQTSAWLVFAGIVNHGSIKQEDGVSVRKIIYHPLYNDNSLDYDIALIKLQVPLNFSDAIRAVCLPPSHQDLFQGTQCWVSGWGYTRPGQAQVAKTLKEALVPLIGTKRCNSSCMYAGELTARMLCAGYLQGSIDACQGDSGGPLVCQDEFAWRLVGIVSWGQGCAEPNYPGVYTNVAQLLPWIHHITEVY; this is encoded by the exons ATGGCCCAGCAGAAAGGAGTGAAGCTGACGGATGTCAGGGTGAATGACACACAGGAGTTTGTTCAGGTGAGAGCCCACCAGGAAGGCGGCCTGGAAGACCTGTGGCAGGTCAG GAGCGGCTGTGAATCGGGTCGAATTGtggctctgcagtgctcag AGTGTGGGCTGCACCCCGGTGCTGCGCGGGTGGTCGGGGGCGCGGATGTGCCCGCGGGGCGCTGGCCCTGGCAGGTCAGTGTGTaccacagctcccagcaccGCTGCGGAGGTTCCGTGCTGGCCCCTGAATGGGTCATCACAGCAGCTCACTGCGTGCACAG GCGGTTTCAGACCTCTGCCTGGCTGGTTTTTGCTGGCATTGTCAACCACGGCTCCATCAAGCAGGAAGATGGGGTATCagtaaggaaaataatttaccACCCGCTTTATAACGACAACAGCCTTGACTATGACATCGCTCTGATAAAGCTCCAAGTCCCCTTGAACTTCTCAG ATGCCATCCGTGCTGTGTGTCTGCCACCCTCACACCAGGACCTCTTCCAGGGCACGCAGTGCTGGGTCTCTGGCTGGGGTTATACCAGACCAGGCCAAG cccaggTTGCCAAGACCCTGAAGGAAGCACTCGTTCCATTGATTGGTACCAAGAGGTGCAACAGTTCGTGCATGTACGCAGGCGAGCTCACTGCCAGGATGCTGTGTGCTGGCTATCTGCAAGGGAGCATAGATGCGTGCCAG GGTGACAGCGGGGGCCCCCTGGTTTGCCAGGATGAATTCGCATGGCGCTTGGTGGGCATCGTGAGCTGGGGCCAGGGCTGTGCTGAACCCAACTACCCTGGGGTCTACACCAATGTGGCTCAGCTTCTGCCATGGATTCATCACATCACTGAG GTCTACTAG
- the ZW10 gene encoding centromere/kinetochore protein zw10 homolog isoform X2, with protein MAAPAGSLVAAVLAHSGRLDKEDLGTRIGRLSRRVEELKGEVCSMINKKYSEFLPSAQSAEELAARVEGLCGSIDLLKAGIESEVQRDLNVAVAEFTELKHQLERDTLVLSILKKLQEFDIAIKEYNTALLEKKYVAAAQHLETARSSLRLLESRKGFELKILKALGTELTVQTQNMLYHLGEEWQKLAVWKLPPSKGSSLESVVYSELHLHTVSSKEEEIAGPPVASVLQAFAVLGELHTKLKIFGQLLLKHILKPLILYPSLQPCTEEQSNVFILRFKSEEPSLDHSSPMEVFDKIRLIFEVLHKYLLNVPLEQPVEDKKGCGVTLAELLGDMIWEELSDCLIQNCLVNSIPTNSSKLEQYIEVIKSTEEFEKALKNMQFLKGDTTDLLKYARNVNSHFANKKCQDVIVAARNLMTSEIHNTVKITPDSCVTLPKLPDPGAGDHSKTPKASELLHNDMVNLENKTKLSQYTFSLPTCRISSSVEKLMELAYQTLLEATSSTDQCCIQLFYSVRNIFQLFYDVVPTYHKENLQKLPQLAAIHHNNCMYIAHHLLTLGHQFRYRLTNILCDGAATFVDMVPGFRRLGMECFLAQMRVQKGEILERLSSARNFSNMDDEENYCAANKAIRQVLHQLKRLGKVWQDVLPVNVYCKAMGTLLNTALTEIVTRITALEDISAEDADRLYSLCRTMVEEGPQVFTPLPEDDKNKKYQEEVPVYVQKWMTFKELMIILQANLQEIVDQWADGKGPLAAEFSAAEVKSLIRALFQNTERRAAALAKIK; from the exons ATGGCGGCGCCGGCGGGCTCGCTGGTGGCGGCCGTGCTGGCGCACTCGGGCCGCCTGGACAAGGAGGACCTGGGCACCCGCATCGGGCGGCTGTCCCGCCGCGTGGAGGAGCTGAAG GGCGAGGTGTGCAGCATGATCAACAAGAAGTACAGCGAGTTCCTGCCCAGCGCGCAGAGCGCCGAGGAGCTGGCGGCGCGGGTGGAGGGGCTGTGCGGCAGCATCGACCTGCTGAAGGCGGGCATCGAGAGCGAG GTTCAGCGGGATCTGAACGTCGCTGTTGCTGAGTTTACTGAGCTGAAGCACCAGCTGGAGCGAGACACGCTGGTTCTGAGCATCCTGAAAAAGCTGCAGGAG TTTGATATTGCTATTAAAGAGTACAATACTGCCTTGCTGGAAAAGAAGTACgttgcagcagctcagcacctgGAAACG GCACGAAGCAGCCTCAGATTGCTGGAATCCCGCAAGGGCTTTGAGCTGAAGATCCTGAAGGCACTAGGCACCGAGCTCACAGTGCAGACACAGAACATGCTCTATCATCTgggagaagagtggcagaaaTTGGCTGTATGGAAGCTTCCTCCTTCAAAAG gcagcagcctggagTCAGTGGTGTATTCAGAATTGCACTTACACACGGTGTCATCAAAAGAGGAGGAGATCGCTGGCCCCCCTGTtgcttctgtgctgcaggcGTTTGCTGTCCTGGGAGAACTGCACACCAAGCTTAAAATCTTTG gccAGCTGTTGCTGAAACACATCCTCAAGCCTCTGATTTTGTACCCGTCTCTTCAGCCATGCACAGAGGAACAGTCCAATGTGTTCATCCTGCGTTTTAAGTCTGAGGAACCTAGCTTGGATCATTCCTCTCCTATGGAGGTTTTTGACAAGATCAGGCTGATTTTTGAAGTTCTCCACAAGTACCTGCTGA ATGTGCCTCTTGAGCAGCCTGTGGAAGATAAAAAGGGTTGCGGAGTTACACTGGCAGAACTACTAGGTGACATGATATGGGAAGAACTGTCAGACTGCCTCATTCAGAACTGTCTGGTGAATTCAATCCCAACCAATAGCAGCAAACTAGAGCAGTATATAGAG GTGATTAAATCCACAGAGGAATTTGAAAAAGCCTTGAAGAACATGCAGTTTTTGAAAGGAGACACCACTGATTTACTGAAATACGCCCGTAATGTCAACTCGCACTTTGCTAACAAGAAGTGCCAGGATGTGATTGTGGCAGCCAGGAACCTGATGACCTCAGAAATACACAATACTGTAAAG ATCACACCTGATTCCTGTGTAACCCTACCAAAGCTTCCTGATCCCGGGGCAGGAGATCACTCAAAAACGCCAAAAGCTTCTGAACTTCTGCACAACGACATGGTGAATTTGGAGAATAAGACTAAACTGAGCCAGTACACGTTTTCTCTGCCCACATGCCGCATCAGTTCCTCAGTGGAGAAGCTGATGGAGTTGGCTTATCAGACACTGTTGGAGGCCACTTCTAGCACAGATCAGTG CTGCATACAGCTTTTCTATTCTGTACGGAATATATTCCAGCTGTTCTATGATGTAGTGCCAACGTACCACAA GGAGAACCTCCAGAAATTGCCCCAGCTGGCAGCTATTCACCACAACAACTGTATGTatattgctcaccacctgctcaCCCTGGGACACCAGTTCCGATACCGCCTGACTAACATCCTGTGTGACGGAGCAGCTACTTTCGTAGATATGGTGCCTGGTTTTAGAAGACTTG GGATGGAGTGTTTTCTGGCCCAGATGCGAGTGCAAAAAGGAGAAATCCTGGAGAGGCTGTCAAGTGCCAGGAATTTTTCTAATATGGATGATGAGGAAAATTACTGTGCAGCTAACAAAGCAATAAGGCAG GTGTTACATCAGCTGAAAAGACTGGGAAAAGTCTGGCAAGATGTCCTTCCAGTGAACGTGTACTGCAAGGCTATGGGGACTCTACTGAACACAGCTCTCACAGAGATTGTCACTAGGATCACTGCCCTAGAG GATATCTCTGCAGAAGATGCAGATAGGTTGTACTCCCTCTGTAGGACCATGGTGGAGGAAGGACCCCAAGTTTTCACCCCATTACCTGAAGATGACAAAAATAAGAAGTACCAAGAGGAAGTTCCAGTCTACGTGCAGAAGTGGATGACGTTCAAAGAACTGATGATCATCTTGCAAGCCAACCTCCAAGAAATCGTAGATCA GTGGGCGGATGGGAAGGGACCTCTTGCAGCTGAATTCTCAGCAGCTGAAGTGAAGAGTCTGATCCGAGCCTTGTTCCAGAACACagaaaggagagcagcagcactggccaAAATTAAGTAG
- the ZW10 gene encoding centromere/kinetochore protein zw10 homolog isoform X3, translated as MAAPAGSLVAAVLAHSGRLDKEDLGTRIGRLSRRVEELKGEVCSMINKKYSEFLPSAQSAEELAARVEGLCGSIDLLKAGIESEVQRDLNVAVAEFTELKHQLERDTLVLSILKKLQEARSSLRLLESRKGFELKILKALGTELTVQTQNMLYHLGEEWQKLAVWKLPPSKEGSSLESVVYSELHLHTVSSKEEEIAGPPVASVLQAFAVLGELHTKLKIFGQLLLKHILKPLILYPSLQPCTEEQSNVFILRFKSEEPSLDHSSPMEVFDKIRLIFEVLHKYLLNVPLEQPVEDKKGCGVTLAELLGDMIWEELSDCLIQNCLVNSIPTNSSKLEQYIEVIKSTEEFEKALKNMQFLKGDTTDLLKYARNVNSHFANKKCQDVIVAARNLMTSEIHNTVKITPDSCVTLPKLPDPGAGDHSKTPKASELLHNDMVNLENKTKLSQYTFSLPTCRISSSVEKLMELAYQTLLEATSSTDQCCIQLFYSVRNIFQLFYDVVPTYHKENLQKLPQLAAIHHNNCMYIAHHLLTLGHQFRYRLTNILCDGAATFVDMVPGFRRLGMECFLAQMRVQKGEILERLSSARNFSNMDDEENYCAANKAIRQVLHQLKRLGKVWQDVLPVNVYCKAMGTLLNTALTEIVTRITALEDISAEDADRLYSLCRTMVEEGPQVFTPLPEDDKNKKYQEEVPVYVQKWMTFKELMIILQANLQEIVDQWADGKGPLAAEFSAAEVKSLIRALFQNTERRAAALAKIK; from the exons ATGGCGGCGCCGGCGGGCTCGCTGGTGGCGGCCGTGCTGGCGCACTCGGGCCGCCTGGACAAGGAGGACCTGGGCACCCGCATCGGGCGGCTGTCCCGCCGCGTGGAGGAGCTGAAG GGCGAGGTGTGCAGCATGATCAACAAGAAGTACAGCGAGTTCCTGCCCAGCGCGCAGAGCGCCGAGGAGCTGGCGGCGCGGGTGGAGGGGCTGTGCGGCAGCATCGACCTGCTGAAGGCGGGCATCGAGAGCGAG GTTCAGCGGGATCTGAACGTCGCTGTTGCTGAGTTTACTGAGCTGAAGCACCAGCTGGAGCGAGACACGCTGGTTCTGAGCATCCTGAAAAAGCTGCAGGAG GCACGAAGCAGCCTCAGATTGCTGGAATCCCGCAAGGGCTTTGAGCTGAAGATCCTGAAGGCACTAGGCACCGAGCTCACAGTGCAGACACAGAACATGCTCTATCATCTgggagaagagtggcagaaaTTGGCTGTATGGAAGCTTCCTCCTTCAAAAG aaggcagcagcctggagTCAGTGGTGTATTCAGAATTGCACTTACACACGGTGTCATCAAAAGAGGAGGAGATCGCTGGCCCCCCTGTtgcttctgtgctgcaggcGTTTGCTGTCCTGGGAGAACTGCACACCAAGCTTAAAATCTTTG gccAGCTGTTGCTGAAACACATCCTCAAGCCTCTGATTTTGTACCCGTCTCTTCAGCCATGCACAGAGGAACAGTCCAATGTGTTCATCCTGCGTTTTAAGTCTGAGGAACCTAGCTTGGATCATTCCTCTCCTATGGAGGTTTTTGACAAGATCAGGCTGATTTTTGAAGTTCTCCACAAGTACCTGCTGA ATGTGCCTCTTGAGCAGCCTGTGGAAGATAAAAAGGGTTGCGGAGTTACACTGGCAGAACTACTAGGTGACATGATATGGGAAGAACTGTCAGACTGCCTCATTCAGAACTGTCTGGTGAATTCAATCCCAACCAATAGCAGCAAACTAGAGCAGTATATAGAG GTGATTAAATCCACAGAGGAATTTGAAAAAGCCTTGAAGAACATGCAGTTTTTGAAAGGAGACACCACTGATTTACTGAAATACGCCCGTAATGTCAACTCGCACTTTGCTAACAAGAAGTGCCAGGATGTGATTGTGGCAGCCAGGAACCTGATGACCTCAGAAATACACAATACTGTAAAG ATCACACCTGATTCCTGTGTAACCCTACCAAAGCTTCCTGATCCCGGGGCAGGAGATCACTCAAAAACGCCAAAAGCTTCTGAACTTCTGCACAACGACATGGTGAATTTGGAGAATAAGACTAAACTGAGCCAGTACACGTTTTCTCTGCCCACATGCCGCATCAGTTCCTCAGTGGAGAAGCTGATGGAGTTGGCTTATCAGACACTGTTGGAGGCCACTTCTAGCACAGATCAGTG CTGCATACAGCTTTTCTATTCTGTACGGAATATATTCCAGCTGTTCTATGATGTAGTGCCAACGTACCACAA GGAGAACCTCCAGAAATTGCCCCAGCTGGCAGCTATTCACCACAACAACTGTATGTatattgctcaccacctgctcaCCCTGGGACACCAGTTCCGATACCGCCTGACTAACATCCTGTGTGACGGAGCAGCTACTTTCGTAGATATGGTGCCTGGTTTTAGAAGACTTG GGATGGAGTGTTTTCTGGCCCAGATGCGAGTGCAAAAAGGAGAAATCCTGGAGAGGCTGTCAAGTGCCAGGAATTTTTCTAATATGGATGATGAGGAAAATTACTGTGCAGCTAACAAAGCAATAAGGCAG GTGTTACATCAGCTGAAAAGACTGGGAAAAGTCTGGCAAGATGTCCTTCCAGTGAACGTGTACTGCAAGGCTATGGGGACTCTACTGAACACAGCTCTCACAGAGATTGTCACTAGGATCACTGCCCTAGAG GATATCTCTGCAGAAGATGCAGATAGGTTGTACTCCCTCTGTAGGACCATGGTGGAGGAAGGACCCCAAGTTTTCACCCCATTACCTGAAGATGACAAAAATAAGAAGTACCAAGAGGAAGTTCCAGTCTACGTGCAGAAGTGGATGACGTTCAAAGAACTGATGATCATCTTGCAAGCCAACCTCCAAGAAATCGTAGATCA GTGGGCGGATGGGAAGGGACCTCTTGCAGCTGAATTCTCAGCAGCTGAAGTGAAGAGTCTGATCCGAGCCTTGTTCCAGAACACagaaaggagagcagcagcactggccaAAATTAAGTAG
- the ZW10 gene encoding centromere/kinetochore protein zw10 homolog isoform X1 yields the protein MAAPAGSLVAAVLAHSGRLDKEDLGTRIGRLSRRVEELKGEVCSMINKKYSEFLPSAQSAEELAARVEGLCGSIDLLKAGIESEVQRDLNVAVAEFTELKHQLERDTLVLSILKKLQEFDIAIKEYNTALLEKKYVAAAQHLETARSSLRLLESRKGFELKILKALGTELTVQTQNMLYHLGEEWQKLAVWKLPPSKEGSSLESVVYSELHLHTVSSKEEEIAGPPVASVLQAFAVLGELHTKLKIFGQLLLKHILKPLILYPSLQPCTEEQSNVFILRFKSEEPSLDHSSPMEVFDKIRLIFEVLHKYLLNVPLEQPVEDKKGCGVTLAELLGDMIWEELSDCLIQNCLVNSIPTNSSKLEQYIEVIKSTEEFEKALKNMQFLKGDTTDLLKYARNVNSHFANKKCQDVIVAARNLMTSEIHNTVKITPDSCVTLPKLPDPGAGDHSKTPKASELLHNDMVNLENKTKLSQYTFSLPTCRISSSVEKLMELAYQTLLEATSSTDQCCIQLFYSVRNIFQLFYDVVPTYHKENLQKLPQLAAIHHNNCMYIAHHLLTLGHQFRYRLTNILCDGAATFVDMVPGFRRLGMECFLAQMRVQKGEILERLSSARNFSNMDDEENYCAANKAIRQVLHQLKRLGKVWQDVLPVNVYCKAMGTLLNTALTEIVTRITALEDISAEDADRLYSLCRTMVEEGPQVFTPLPEDDKNKKYQEEVPVYVQKWMTFKELMIILQANLQEIVDQWADGKGPLAAEFSAAEVKSLIRALFQNTERRAAALAKIK from the exons ATGGCGGCGCCGGCGGGCTCGCTGGTGGCGGCCGTGCTGGCGCACTCGGGCCGCCTGGACAAGGAGGACCTGGGCACCCGCATCGGGCGGCTGTCCCGCCGCGTGGAGGAGCTGAAG GGCGAGGTGTGCAGCATGATCAACAAGAAGTACAGCGAGTTCCTGCCCAGCGCGCAGAGCGCCGAGGAGCTGGCGGCGCGGGTGGAGGGGCTGTGCGGCAGCATCGACCTGCTGAAGGCGGGCATCGAGAGCGAG GTTCAGCGGGATCTGAACGTCGCTGTTGCTGAGTTTACTGAGCTGAAGCACCAGCTGGAGCGAGACACGCTGGTTCTGAGCATCCTGAAAAAGCTGCAGGAG TTTGATATTGCTATTAAAGAGTACAATACTGCCTTGCTGGAAAAGAAGTACgttgcagcagctcagcacctgGAAACG GCACGAAGCAGCCTCAGATTGCTGGAATCCCGCAAGGGCTTTGAGCTGAAGATCCTGAAGGCACTAGGCACCGAGCTCACAGTGCAGACACAGAACATGCTCTATCATCTgggagaagagtggcagaaaTTGGCTGTATGGAAGCTTCCTCCTTCAAAAG aaggcagcagcctggagTCAGTGGTGTATTCAGAATTGCACTTACACACGGTGTCATCAAAAGAGGAGGAGATCGCTGGCCCCCCTGTtgcttctgtgctgcaggcGTTTGCTGTCCTGGGAGAACTGCACACCAAGCTTAAAATCTTTG gccAGCTGTTGCTGAAACACATCCTCAAGCCTCTGATTTTGTACCCGTCTCTTCAGCCATGCACAGAGGAACAGTCCAATGTGTTCATCCTGCGTTTTAAGTCTGAGGAACCTAGCTTGGATCATTCCTCTCCTATGGAGGTTTTTGACAAGATCAGGCTGATTTTTGAAGTTCTCCACAAGTACCTGCTGA ATGTGCCTCTTGAGCAGCCTGTGGAAGATAAAAAGGGTTGCGGAGTTACACTGGCAGAACTACTAGGTGACATGATATGGGAAGAACTGTCAGACTGCCTCATTCAGAACTGTCTGGTGAATTCAATCCCAACCAATAGCAGCAAACTAGAGCAGTATATAGAG GTGATTAAATCCACAGAGGAATTTGAAAAAGCCTTGAAGAACATGCAGTTTTTGAAAGGAGACACCACTGATTTACTGAAATACGCCCGTAATGTCAACTCGCACTTTGCTAACAAGAAGTGCCAGGATGTGATTGTGGCAGCCAGGAACCTGATGACCTCAGAAATACACAATACTGTAAAG ATCACACCTGATTCCTGTGTAACCCTACCAAAGCTTCCTGATCCCGGGGCAGGAGATCACTCAAAAACGCCAAAAGCTTCTGAACTTCTGCACAACGACATGGTGAATTTGGAGAATAAGACTAAACTGAGCCAGTACACGTTTTCTCTGCCCACATGCCGCATCAGTTCCTCAGTGGAGAAGCTGATGGAGTTGGCTTATCAGACACTGTTGGAGGCCACTTCTAGCACAGATCAGTG CTGCATACAGCTTTTCTATTCTGTACGGAATATATTCCAGCTGTTCTATGATGTAGTGCCAACGTACCACAA GGAGAACCTCCAGAAATTGCCCCAGCTGGCAGCTATTCACCACAACAACTGTATGTatattgctcaccacctgctcaCCCTGGGACACCAGTTCCGATACCGCCTGACTAACATCCTGTGTGACGGAGCAGCTACTTTCGTAGATATGGTGCCTGGTTTTAGAAGACTTG GGATGGAGTGTTTTCTGGCCCAGATGCGAGTGCAAAAAGGAGAAATCCTGGAGAGGCTGTCAAGTGCCAGGAATTTTTCTAATATGGATGATGAGGAAAATTACTGTGCAGCTAACAAAGCAATAAGGCAG GTGTTACATCAGCTGAAAAGACTGGGAAAAGTCTGGCAAGATGTCCTTCCAGTGAACGTGTACTGCAAGGCTATGGGGACTCTACTGAACACAGCTCTCACAGAGATTGTCACTAGGATCACTGCCCTAGAG GATATCTCTGCAGAAGATGCAGATAGGTTGTACTCCCTCTGTAGGACCATGGTGGAGGAAGGACCCCAAGTTTTCACCCCATTACCTGAAGATGACAAAAATAAGAAGTACCAAGAGGAAGTTCCAGTCTACGTGCAGAAGTGGATGACGTTCAAAGAACTGATGATCATCTTGCAAGCCAACCTCCAAGAAATCGTAGATCA GTGGGCGGATGGGAAGGGACCTCTTGCAGCTGAATTCTCAGCAGCTGAAGTGAAGAGTCTGATCCGAGCCTTGTTCCAGAACACagaaaggagagcagcagcactggccaAAATTAAGTAG
- the LOC136022991 gene encoding LOW QUALITY PROTEIN: T-cell surface glycoprotein CD3 gamma chain-like (The sequence of the model RefSeq protein was modified relative to this genomic sequence to represent the inferred CDS: inserted 2 bases in 1 codon; deleted 1 base in 1 codon), with translation MRAPRPLRGAVAAGTPLAAGVRGSVCGDHCCRRLPGRSGPPGCWSRHRSVPAAGPCRSMAGARRQAGAPQASFSGCGREAPAPGIRYLTKXRVVPFHVLSCEQGKEPPPLGAMRRGTALGAWVLLASLAGASWGVRGQKVSVKEASGKVLLQCAVGSDSQIVWYKDGNWIENATQLDLGAIYDDPRGIYTCETDKGKRSPPLQVHYRMCQNCIEVDAATISGIVVADVVATIFLAVAVYCITGQDRARMSRASDRQNLIANEQLYQPLGERDNEQYSQLVPAKGRK, from the exons ATGCGGGCTCCCCGCCCGCTGCGCGGTGCCGTGGCTGCAGGGACGCCCTTGGCTGCTGGGGTCCGGGGCAGCGTGTGTGGGGACCATTGCTGCAGGAGGCTCCCCGGCCGCTCGGGGCCCcctgggtgctggagcaggcaccGCTCAGTGCCAGCCGCCGGCCCCTGTCGCTCCATGGCTGGGGCGAGGAGGCAGGCA GGGGCACCCCAGGCATCCTTCAGCGGCTGCGGGAGGGAGGCTCCAGCCCCCGGCATCCGGTACCTGACAAA GCGGGTGGTGCCTTTCCACGTCCTCTCCTGCGAGCAGGGGAAAGAGCCGCCACCGCTTGGTGCCATGCGGAGGGGAACGGCGCTGGgtgcctgggtgctgctggccaGCCTGGCCGGGGCCAGCTGGGGTGTCCGAG GGCAGAAAGTAAGCGTGAAAGAAGCCAGCGGGAAGGTGCTCCTGCAGTGTGCAGTGGGCAGTGACAGTCAAATCGTATGGTACAAAGATGGGAATTGGATAGAAAACGCAACACAGCTGGACTTGGGTGCCATTTACGATGATCCCAGAGGCATCTATACATGTGAAACagacaaaggaaagagaagccCTCCCCTCCAGGTGCACTATCGAA TGTGCCAGAACTGCATCGAAGTGGATGCTGCCACCATCTCGGGGATCGTGGTTGCAGACGTCGTTGCCACCATCTTCCTGGCGGTGGCTGTGTATTGTATCACGGGGCAGGACAGGGCACGCATGTCACGAG CTTCTGACAGGCAGAACCTGATTGCCAATGAGCAGCTCTACCAG CCCCTTGGCGAGCGTGACAACGAGCAGTACAGCCAGCTGGTGCCTGCCAAGGGCCGCAAGTGA
- the LOC136022993 gene encoding T-cell surface glycoprotein CD3 epsilon chain isoform X1: MRLERSLPLLGGLLLCAAGTTAQQDDTEAQEGFLVDISGTTVTITCPLTESTIAWHSTGTKGVSDAQKYVIENHDSSPVSVSCSSGPKKKEMYLNAKVCANCAELDALAVTGIISADLLITFGVLTLVYYFSKDRKGRASTGAGSRPRGQKMQRPPPVPNPDYEPIRKGQREVYAGLESRGF, encoded by the exons ATGAGATTGGAGCGGTCCTTGCCTCTCCTGGGAGGACTCCTGCTGTGTGCGG cTGGCACCACAGCTCAGCAGG ACGATACCGAAGCACAAGAGG GATTCCTGGTGGACATTTCTGGAACCACAGTGACAATCACATGTCCCTTGACTGAAAGCACCATAGCCTGGCACTCAACTGGAACAAAAGGAGTCAGCGACGCACAGAAGTATGTTATAGAGAATCACGACAGCTCTCCTGTCAGCGTGAGTTGTTCATCAGGTcctaagaagaaagaaatgtacCTGAATGCCAAAG TGTGCGCAAACTGTGCGGAGCTGGATGCCTTGGCAGTGACAGGGATCATCAGTGCAGATCTTCTCATCACCTTCGGGGTGCTCACTCTGGTCTATTACTTCAGCAAAGACAGGAAGGGCAGAGCAAGCACTGGTGCTGGCAGTCGGCCACGAG GTCAGAAGATGCAGCGTCCTCCCCCTGTTCCAAACCCAGACTACGAG CCCATCCGGAAAGGCCAGCGGGAAGTGTATGCAGGCCTGGAATCCAGGGGCTTCTGA
- the LOC136022993 gene encoding T-cell surface glycoprotein CD3 epsilon chain isoform X2: MRLERSLPLLGGLLLCADDTEAQEGFLVDISGTTVTITCPLTESTIAWHSTGTKGVSDAQKYVIENHDSSPVSVSCSSGPKKKEMYLNAKVCANCAELDALAVTGIISADLLITFGVLTLVYYFSKDRKGRASTGAGSRPRGQKMQRPPPVPNPDYEPIRKGQREVYAGLESRGF, encoded by the exons ATGAGATTGGAGCGGTCCTTGCCTCTCCTGGGAGGACTCCTGCTGTGTGCGG ACGATACCGAAGCACAAGAGG GATTCCTGGTGGACATTTCTGGAACCACAGTGACAATCACATGTCCCTTGACTGAAAGCACCATAGCCTGGCACTCAACTGGAACAAAAGGAGTCAGCGACGCACAGAAGTATGTTATAGAGAATCACGACAGCTCTCCTGTCAGCGTGAGTTGTTCATCAGGTcctaagaagaaagaaatgtacCTGAATGCCAAAG TGTGCGCAAACTGTGCGGAGCTGGATGCCTTGGCAGTGACAGGGATCATCAGTGCAGATCTTCTCATCACCTTCGGGGTGCTCACTCTGGTCTATTACTTCAGCAAAGACAGGAAGGGCAGAGCAAGCACTGGTGCTGGCAGTCGGCCACGAG GTCAGAAGATGCAGCGTCCTCCCCCTGTTCCAAACCCAGACTACGAG CCCATCCGGAAAGGCCAGCGGGAAGTGTATGCAGGCCTGGAATCCAGGGGCTTCTGA
- the MPZL2 gene encoding myelin protein zero-like protein 2 isoform X1, whose amino-acid sequence MHGPSWLGAVLFLGVQLRALWPVAAMEVHTSKEVNAVNGTNLRLKCTFSSSSPISQDLSVTWNFQPEDLGSHELVLYYLQEPYNLPTGRFKERVTWDGNIERNDVSIMIWNLQPTDNGTFTCQVKNPPDANGVIGEVRLRVVQKVHFSEIHFLAVAIGSACVLMIVVVMVVIICRHHRKKAQEKRIEVTGTELKEKESLKAREEKEDSPLED is encoded by the exons ATGCACGGCCCCAGCTGGCTGGGTGCTGTGCTCTTCCTTGGGGTACAGCTCCGAG cactgtggcCTGTGGCAGCCATGGAAGTTCACACTTCCAAGGAGGTGAATGCTGTGAACGGCACTAACCTGCGGTTGAAATGCaccttttccagcagcagccctATCAGCCAGGACCTGTCGGTGACCTGGAACTTCCAGCCTGAGGACCTGGGCTCTCATGAGCTA GTATTGTATTACCTGCAGGAGCCCTACAACCTGCCTACTGGGCGGTTTAAAGAGCGAGTCACCTGGGATGGGAATATCGAGCGTAATGATGTTTCCATCATGATCTGGAATTTGCAGCCCACTGACAACGGGACATTCACCTGCCAGGTGAAGAACCCCCCCGATGCTAATGGGGTGATTGGTGAAGTGCGACTCAGAGTTGTGCAGAAAG TGCACTTCTCTGAAATCCACTTCCTGGCTGTGGCCATCGGGTCTGCTTGTGTTCTGATGATCGTTGTGGTGATGGTTGTGATTATCTGTCGACACCATCGGAAGAAAGCACAAGAGAAGAGGATCGAGGTGACAGGCACTGAACT